The Chrysemys picta bellii isolate R12L10 chromosome 5, ASM1138683v2, whole genome shotgun sequence genome includes a window with the following:
- the LOC135983718 gene encoding uncharacterized protein LOC135983718 — protein MQSSPAVMAMQSVNRKRAPAWTDREVLDLIAVWGDESVLSELRSKRRNAKIYEKISKDMAERGYSRDATQCRVKIKELRQGYQKTKEANGRSGSHPQTSRFYEALHSILGAAATTTPPVTVDSEDGILSTAGSSDMLGDGEDEEGDEEGEAVGSSHNADFPDSQDLFITLTEIPYEASPAITPDTESGEGSATPSATVSQPSLESHSQRLARIRRRKKRTREDMFSELMASSQAQAAQQTQWRENLTRMHQANMDREERWRQEDQQATLTLLGLLREQTDTLRRLVDVLQERRQEDRAPLQSISNRPPPPPSPIPTSPKVQRRRGGRVPANSHSTPAESSSSRRLSFPKI, from the exons atgcagagctctccagcagtgatggccatgcagtctgtgaatagaaagagagccccagcatggactgatcgtgaagtcttggatctcatcgctgtgtggggcgatgagtccgtgctttccgagctgcgatccaaaagaaggaatgcaaagatctacgagaagatctctaaagacatggcagagagaggatacagccgggatgcaacgcagtgccgcgtgaaaatcaaggagctgagacaaggctaccagaagaccaaagaggcaaacggacgctccggatcccatccccagacatcccgtttctacgaggcactgcattccatcctcggtgctgccgccaccactaccccaccagtgaccgtggactctgaggatgggatactgtccacggccggttcctcagacatgttaggggacggggaagatgaggaaggagatgaggagggcgaggcagttggcagctctcacaacgctgatttccccgacagccaggatctcttcatcacccttacagagatcccctacgaagcgtccccagccattaccccggacacagaatctggtgaaggatcagcca ccccgtctgcgactgtctcacaacctagcctggaatcacactcccagaggctagcgcggattaggcgtaggaagaagaggacacgggaggacatgttctctgagcttatggcctcttcccaagcccaggcagcacagcagacccagtggcgggagaacttgacccgaatgcaccaagccaacatggatcgggaggagaggtggcggcaggaagaccagcaggcgactctaacgctgcttggactactgagggagcaaacggacacactccggcgccttgtggatgttctgcaggaacggaggcaggaggacagagccccgctgcagtccatctctaaccgccctcccccgccaccaagtcccatacccacctcacccaaagtgcaaagaaggagaggcggcagagtccctgctaactctcactccacccctgcagagagctctagtagcagaaggctctcatttcccaaaatttga